A window of the Campylobacteraceae bacterium genome harbors these coding sequences:
- a CDS encoding IclR family transcriptional regulator, with amino-acid sequence MRNQNKSLTRGLQILKEILFSNTPLTAVMLCQKLDIDKSTMSRLITSLMNEGFIKYLGNTKEIVKADIMDIMTSQASQDVLIQRSQDLLEDIFNLTNECVYLAINDNNSLLYLNQIDNSTRVIKMRNSIGSYAPLHCTALGKVILAYSDIDISILDLNEYTKNSLLKTRYLQKELNRVLENKYALEQEEFEYGLSSLAVPIFDYENTFLGAVGIAGLSARLSQESLHSIALQMLKLSSKKIRI; translated from the coding sequence ATGCGCAATCAAAATAAGTCATTAACAAGAGGTCTTCAGATTTTAAAAGAAATCTTGTTTTCAAATACACCTCTTACTGCTGTTATGTTGTGTCAAAAACTTGATATTGATAAAAGTACAATGTCTAGGTTAATTACTTCTTTGATGAACGAAGGTTTTATTAAATACTTAGGCAATACAAAAGAGATAGTAAAAGCAGACATTATGGATATTATGACTTCACAAGCCAGTCAAGATGTGTTAATCCAACGCAGTCAAGATTTATTAGAAGATATTTTTAATCTTACCAATGAATGTGTTTATTTAGCCATTAATGATAACAACTCTTTATTGTATTTAAATCAAATAGATAATTCTACGCGTGTTATAAAAATGAGAAACAGTATAGGTTCTTATGCGCCCTTACATTGTACGGCTTTGGGAAAAGTTATTTTAGCTTACAGTGATATTGATATTTCTATTTTGGATTTAAATGAATATACAAAAAATTCTCTTTTAAAAACACGTTATTTACAAAAAGAATTAAACAGGGTCTTGGAAAATAAATATGCACTTGAACAAGAAGAGTTTGAATATGGTTTAAGTTCTTTGGCTGTGCCTATTTTTGATTATGAAAATACATTTTTAGGAGCGGTTGGAATTGCTGGTTTATCAGCTAGGTTAAGCCAAGAGAGTTTACATAGTATTGCTTTACAAATGTTAAAACTCTCTTCTAAGAAAATTAGAATCTAA
- a CDS encoding methyl-accepting chemotaxis protein gives MFSTMSIRVKLFSLLLLTIVSLGLLSALMYVSTQDTKEFGQIESKIEKLQSDMLMLRRNEKDFILRKDLKYKQKFEKNINVLINDIRYLKKHLQSQNIENNKLTLFSKFVLEYKNDFYDFVKNQEEIGLHPKDALYGSLRASVHKIQDYAKKSKDYELLAKVYDLRKQEKDFMLRLDLKYVDKYSKKIDALSLEFTNNSELINNLYSYKEDFLSLVGAQQRIGLSSKLGVQGTMRKTIHKAETLLSTLAKEIKNTTSQKIENMIQFSLIISALLILILITFILLIIRSITSSLVSFQDGFLNFFKYINKESKHIELLEENSEDELGKMTKLLNKNILKTKQLMEEDEILIEEVKKVVSLVKDGKLLQEIKASTSNDSLDELKTSLNDMLETISNNVADDVNEIQKALEKFHNLDFSYRITSSKGAMVDSLNSLAETISEMLRQNKTTGLRLEISSNELLKNVKNLSKSSNEAAASLEETAAAIEDISSVMSDTTSDVSKMTSNANKLNTSVKEGEDFAKQTTLAMDDINKEVESINEAIGVIDQIAFQTNILSLNAAVEAATAGEAGKGFAVVAQEVRNLASRSAQAAKEIKDLVEHATTKANTGKEIANKMIAGYAGLNKNIENTLSLINKIETASSMQQNSIHQISNSINLLDKQTQENANVASITQDIALETQDIALVIVKNANEKEFTGKNSIQAREIPLKEETNDFLVIQNSKQVLQIEDKKAVNKNIAINSAKFIQDDSNDEWESF, from the coding sequence ATGTTTTCTACTATGTCGATTCGTGTAAAACTGTTTTCTTTATTACTCTTAACCATTGTTTCTTTAGGTTTATTAAGTGCTTTAATGTATGTATCAACCCAGGATACGAAAGAATTTGGTCAAATAGAAAGTAAAATTGAAAAATTACAAAGTGACATGCTGATGTTACGAAGGAATGAAAAAGATTTTATTTTACGAAAAGACTTAAAATACAAACAAAAGTTTGAGAAAAATATTAATGTTTTAATAAACGATATCAGGTATTTAAAAAAACATTTACAAAGCCAAAATATTGAAAACAATAAACTTACTCTCTTTTCAAAATTCGTATTAGAATATAAAAACGATTTTTACGATTTTGTTAAAAATCAAGAAGAAATTGGGCTTCATCCAAAAGATGCATTGTATGGAAGTTTAAGAGCAAGTGTTCATAAAATACAAGATTATGCAAAAAAATCCAAGGATTATGAACTCTTGGCGAAAGTCTATGATTTAAGAAAACAAGAAAAAGATTTTATGTTAAGACTTGATTTAAAATATGTAGATAAATATAGTAAAAAGATTGATGCTTTGTCTTTAGAATTTACTAATAATAGTGAATTAATCAATAACCTGTATTCGTATAAAGAAGATTTTTTATCTTTAGTTGGGGCTCAACAAAGAATTGGCCTTTCAAGTAAACTTGGGGTTCAAGGTACAATGAGAAAAACGATTCATAAAGCGGAGACTTTATTATCTACACTAGCAAAAGAAATAAAAAATACAACAAGTCAAAAAATAGAAAATATGATTCAATTCTCTTTAATCATTTCTGCATTATTAATTCTAATTTTAATTACTTTTATACTTTTAATTATCAGAAGTATTACAAGCTCACTTGTTTCATTCCAAGATGGTTTTTTAAATTTCTTTAAATACATTAACAAAGAAAGTAAACATATAGAGCTTTTAGAAGAAAACTCAGAAGATGAATTAGGAAAAATGACCAAACTTCTTAATAAAAATATTCTAAAAACAAAACAATTAATGGAAGAAGATGAAATTCTTATTGAAGAAGTTAAAAAAGTTGTTTCTTTAGTAAAAGATGGAAAATTGTTACAAGAAATAAAGGCAAGTACTTCTAATGATAGTTTGGATGAATTAAAAACAAGTTTAAATGATATGCTGGAAACCATTTCAAACAATGTTGCAGATGATGTTAATGAAATACAAAAAGCCTTAGAAAAATTTCATAATCTTGATTTTTCTTATAGAATAACTTCTTCAAAAGGAGCTATGGTAGATAGCCTTAATTCTTTGGCGGAAACAATTAGTGAAATGTTACGGCAAAATAAAACCACAGGATTACGTTTAGAAATCAGTTCCAATGAATTATTAAAAAATGTTAAAAACCTAAGTAAGTCTTCAAATGAAGCAGCCGCATCGCTTGAAGAAACAGCAGCAGCTATTGAAGATATCTCTTCTGTTATGAGCGATACTACTTCTGATGTATCTAAAATGACGTCTAATGCGAATAAATTAAATACTTCTGTAAAAGAAGGGGAAGATTTTGCAAAACAAACAACACTTGCGATGGATGATATCAATAAAGAAGTAGAATCCATCAATGAAGCAATAGGTGTAATTGATCAAATTGCTTTTCAAACCAATATTCTTTCACTCAATGCTGCTGTTGAAGCAGCAACAGCTGGGGAAGCTGGAAAAGGGTTTGCAGTAGTTGCCCAAGAAGTAAGAAATCTGGCTTCACGTTCAGCCCAAGCAGCAAAAGAAATAAAAGATTTGGTTGAACATGCAACAACAAAAGCAAATACAGGAAAAGAAATTGCAAATAAAATGATTGCTGGATATGCAGGTTTAAATAAAAACATAGAAAATACCTTGAGTTTAATTAATAAAATAGAAACAGCAAGTTCAATGCAACAAAATAGTATTCATCAAATATCAAATTCAATTAATTTATTAGATAAACAAACACAAGAAAATGCAAACGTTGCAAGCATCACACAAGATATTGCTTTAGAAACACAAGACATTGCTTTAGTGATTGTTAAAAATGCGAATGAAAAAGAATTTACAGGTAAAAACAGTATCCAAGCAAGAGAAATTCCTCTCAAAGAAGAAACAAATGATTTCCTTGTAATACAAAACAGTAAACAAGTTTTACAAATTGAAGATAAAAAAGCAGTAAATAAAAACATTGCTATTAATAGTGCGAAGTTTATTCAAGACGACAGTAATGATGAGTGGGAAAGTTTTTAG
- a CDS encoding reverse transcriptase-like protein → MIIDNAFLELILKDSQLNTAQENILSLKEKDYTKVLNKDISLEQAALLILLRGTFSKETQEQIQKNYFSIKTFKEELSKTKTIKKNKTTVQNNSLTIYCDGACSNNPGEAGSGLALYYDENAPILLYGQYHSMGTNNTAELNALYKALLLAQESQASRITIYSDSKYSIDCISKWAYSWKSKNWTKKTGEIKNLEIIKLAHNLYDEIENKISLKHVKAHAGTQGNELADRMAGYTIDAKNTDYKQYDYEDINIPLSLKRD, encoded by the coding sequence ATGATAATTGATAATGCTTTTTTAGAATTAATACTAAAAGACTCCCAACTAAATACTGCACAAGAAAATATTTTATCACTAAAAGAAAAAGACTATACGAAGGTTTTGAATAAAGATATCTCACTTGAACAAGCTGCTTTACTTATATTATTAAGAGGAACTTTTTCAAAAGAAACACAAGAACAAATACAAAAAAACTATTTTTCAATTAAAACCTTTAAAGAAGAATTATCAAAAACAAAAACAATCAAAAAAAACAAAACAACCGTTCAAAATAATAGTTTAACAATCTATTGTGATGGCGCGTGTTCTAATAATCCAGGAGAAGCAGGAAGCGGTTTGGCTTTATATTATGATGAAAATGCACCCATTTTGTTATATGGGCAGTATCACAGTATGGGGACGAATAATACGGCTGAGTTAAATGCTTTGTATAAAGCTTTATTATTAGCCCAAGAATCACAAGCTTCACGTATAACTATTTATTCTGATTCAAAATACAGTATAGATTGTATTTCAAAATGGGCATATTCATGGAAAAGTAAAAACTGGACTAAAAAAACAGGGGAAATAAAGAACTTAGAAATAATTAAACTTGCACACAATCTTTATGATGAAATAGAAAATAAAATCAGCTTAAAACATGTAAAAGCACATGCCGGAACACAAGGCAATGAATTAGCGGATAGAATGGCAGGTTATACTATAGATGCAAAAAATACGGACTATAAACAATATGATTACGAAGACATAAATATACCCTTATCATTAAAAAGAGATTAA
- a CDS encoding EAL domain-containing protein: MTKKRDRKPLFFIAILLGVFLLSLLSSVMIFNQAAYQSKKETTYHMLFYMTQYEYELRQINLAITEVYYQKNEEWESFDKWFNILWSRVEGLYIGGLNKEIENKAFDLSSLKKNMAKIDEDLYVNRKTVNKKVIFEVKELLKKMTHDVHAFRLGKEFDKRLIWKNEKAFTFSSFKNSIIINMMTLLFCLFIIYSLYRNNKNLSNLQITLEKRVNSRTKKLLKSNLNLQKEIEERYLVENKLRKSYEEAKKISALVQNQANYDFLTQLANRNLLLERFSQALIRAKRENNKVALIFIDLDRFKYVNDTFGHSVGDSLLKEVAARLLYILRESDTASRLGGDEFAIILPDVKKEQEIEIVVQRILESLVKPFNLEGHEAFISASIGVTFFPEDGQDTETLLRKADTAMYKAKQKGRNNFQFFTNVMDLEIQHRRELETGLHKALEKEEFDIHYQAIVDINTNEITSAEALIRWKDPIKGYIPPGDFISLAEEIGLIVEIGEWALKTACKEAALWENLFIDAPKVAVNMSSRQFQLVDTALLVKEALEESNLKAERLILEITEGLLVNDDKKTLKQLNKIRKMGIDLSIDDFGTGYSSLSYLKKFPISKLKIDRSFIHDLDKKEENKALIKAIIAMANSLNLKTVAEGVETQAQKDFLQKYNCKYYQGYYYSKPLNKEDFMLLLEKNKIKK, translated from the coding sequence ATGACTAAAAAAAGAGACAGAAAACCTCTTTTTTTTATTGCTATATTATTGGGCGTTTTTTTATTAAGTTTGTTAAGTTCTGTAATGATTTTCAATCAAGCTGCTTATCAATCAAAAAAAGAAACTACCTATCATATGTTGTTTTATATGACACAATATGAATATGAATTAAGACAAATTAATTTAGCAATTACAGAAGTATACTACCAAAAAAACGAAGAATGGGAAAGTTTTGACAAGTGGTTTAATATTTTATGGTCACGCGTTGAGGGTTTATATATTGGAGGTTTGAACAAAGAAATTGAAAACAAAGCTTTTGATTTATCTTCTTTAAAAAAAAATATGGCAAAAATAGATGAAGATCTTTATGTTAATAGAAAAACAGTAAATAAAAAAGTCATTTTTGAAGTAAAAGAACTCTTAAAAAAAATGACACATGATGTACATGCGTTTAGATTAGGAAAAGAGTTTGACAAACGTCTGATTTGGAAAAACGAAAAAGCATTTACTTTTTCATCTTTTAAAAATTCTATCATTATTAATATGATGACTTTGCTTTTTTGTTTGTTTATTATATATTCTTTGTACCGCAATAACAAAAACTTAAGTAATTTACAAATCACTTTAGAAAAGCGTGTAAATTCTCGTACTAAAAAACTACTAAAAAGTAATTTAAACTTACAAAAAGAAATAGAAGAAAGATATCTTGTTGAAAATAAACTAAGAAAATCCTATGAAGAAGCAAAAAAGATATCTGCTTTGGTTCAGAACCAAGCAAACTACGATTTTTTAACCCAATTAGCAAACAGAAATCTTCTTTTGGAACGTTTTTCCCAAGCGTTAATTAGGGCAAAAAGAGAAAACAATAAAGTTGCTTTGATTTTTATTGATTTGGATAGATTTAAATATGTCAATGATACGTTTGGACACAGTGTGGGAGATTCACTCTTAAAAGAAGTAGCTGCAAGGTTGCTGTATATTTTAAGAGAAAGTGATACGGCTTCTCGTTTAGGGGGAGATGAGTTTGCAATTATTTTACCCGATGTAAAAAAAGAGCAAGAAATTGAAATTGTTGTTCAAAGAATTCTGGAGAGTTTGGTAAAACCCTTTAATTTAGAGGGTCATGAAGCTTTTATTTCTGCAAGTATTGGCGTTACTTTTTTTCCAGAAGATGGGCAAGATACAGAAACACTGCTAAGAAAAGCAGATACAGCCATGTATAAAGCCAAACAAAAAGGACGAAATAATTTTCAATTTTTTACCAATGTTATGGATTTAGAAATTCAACACAGAAGAGAATTAGAAACAGGTTTACACAAAGCCTTGGAAAAAGAGGAATTTGACATTCATTATCAAGCTATTGTTGATATAAATACTAATGAAATTACAAGTGCGGAGGCTTTAATTAGATGGAAAGATCCTATAAAAGGGTATATCCCACCTGGTGATTTTATTTCTTTAGCCGAAGAAATTGGTTTAATTGTAGAAATTGGAGAATGGGCTTTAAAAACAGCTTGTAAAGAAGCAGCTTTATGGGAAAATCTTTTTATAGATGCACCTAAAGTTGCTGTAAATATGTCAAGCAGACAATTTCAACTAGTAGATACAGCTCTTTTAGTTAAAGAAGCTTTAGAAGAAAGTAACTTAAAAGCAGAACGTTTAATACTTGAAATTACAGAAGGTTTATTGGTTAATGATGATAAAAAAACATTAAAACAACTGAATAAAATTAGAAAAATGGGTATTGATTTATCTATTGATGATTTTGGTACTGGTTATTCATCTTTGAGTTATTTAAAAAAGTTTCCTATTAGTAAATTAAAAATTGACCGTTCTTTTATTCATGATTTGGATAAAAAAGAAGAAAATAAAGCGCTTATAAAAGCAATTATTGCAATGGCAAACAGTTTGAATTTAAAAACAGTAGCAGAAGGTGTGGAAACACAAGCGCAAAAAGATTTTTTACAAAAATACAATTGTAAGTATTATCAAGGTTATTATTATTCAAAACCCTTAAATAAAGAGGATTTTATGCTTTTACTTGAAAAAAATAAAATAAAAAAATAA
- a CDS encoding molybdopterin-dependent oxidoreductase produces the protein MKSIFLVLFSLFILSSNSLANEKEVLLTLTSGEKTIHLTRKDLERFNQITIKQVTFWTKGQTSFTGPLLRDILDKYKLKGKKFVASAYNDYKITIPTKDFYNYDVIIASHVNNKELTVRTKGPLWLMYPWGENTELDQKTYYSRAIWQMTKANIND, from the coding sequence ATGAAATCTATTTTTTTAGTATTATTCTCTTTATTTATCTTAAGTTCAAACTCTTTAGCAAATGAAAAAGAAGTTTTATTGACATTAACCAGCGGCGAAAAAACAATTCACTTAACAAGAAAAGACTTAGAAAGATTTAATCAAATAACTATTAAACAAGTAACATTCTGGACAAAAGGACAAACCTCTTTTACAGGTCCTTTATTAAGAGATATCTTAGATAAATACAAACTAAAAGGGAAAAAGTTTGTAGCAAGTGCTTACAATGACTATAAAATTACTATTCCTACAAAAGATTTTTATAACTACGACGTAATTATTGCAAGCCATGTAAACAATAAAGAACTAACAGTAAGAACAAAAGGTCCTTTATGGTTGATGTACCCTTGGGGAGAAAACACAGAATTGGATCAAAAAACATATTATTCTCGTGCAATTTGGCAAATGACAAAAGCAAATATTAATGACTAA
- a CDS encoding RluA family pseudouridine synthase, with translation MAEKFKVEKNTKLLDFLFSKLQSWPKKRVKQRLQNASVRVNEIMQNKHDFALKTDDIVEIGVISKTSSSFASVEIIYQDKDIVLINKPSGLLSVSSASENKEHALAILRRQLSRGNNKIALWPVHRLDRDTSGLLLFATSKEGREQIMSKWPLSTKTYLTIVHGILKVKKSTINEPLRLDEKIYKMHVGAHKDAKEAITHYEVLKEKNKRSLLKVNLETGRQHQIRAHMAYLGHSVIGDERYGKKGPRMALHACELSFYHPKDDKKISFKQEAPKDFYDLLS, from the coding sequence ATGGCAGAAAAATTTAAAGTAGAAAAAAATACCAAACTTCTGGACTTTTTATTTTCAAAACTGCAGTCTTGGCCTAAAAAAAGAGTAAAACAACGTTTGCAAAATGCAAGTGTAAGAGTTAATGAGATTATGCAAAATAAACATGATTTTGCTTTAAAAACAGATGATATTGTAGAAATTGGCGTAATTAGTAAAACATCCTCTTCTTTTGCAAGTGTTGAAATTATTTACCAAGACAAAGATATTGTTCTTATTAATAAACCTTCTGGACTGTTAAGTGTTTCAAGTGCTAGTGAGAACAAAGAACATGCTTTAGCAATATTGCGAAGACAATTAAGTCGTGGAAATAATAAAATTGCTTTGTGGCCAGTACACAGATTAGACCGTGATACCTCAGGTCTTCTTTTATTTGCTACTTCAAAAGAAGGGCGAGAACAAATAATGAGCAAATGGCCTTTAAGTACTAAAACATACTTAACCATAGTACATGGCATCTTAAAAGTAAAAAAATCTACAATTAACGAACCTTTACGTTTGGATGAAAAAATTTATAAAATGCATGTAGGTGCACATAAAGATGCAAAAGAAGCGATTACTCATTATGAAGTACTAAAAGAGAAAAATAAAAGATCTTTATTAAAAGTGAATTTAGAAACTGGACGACAGCATCAAATACGAGCACATATGGCATATTTGGGCCACAGTGTTATTGGTGATGAACGTTATGGAAAAAAAGGACCACGTATGGCTTTACATGCTTGTGAACTTTCTTTTTATCATCCAAAAGATGATAAAAAAATAAGCTTTAAACAAGAAGCACCAAAAGACTTCTACGATTTATTATCCTAA
- a CDS encoding glycosyltransferase family 4 protein: MDKFLYLTDQNENSENTFIGPLFEKYLNKHFIVHIVYFSKTNYEFSIKNGNQFIMPLKYKNEIISELAKNDISLNDYSFVLVRNHTSILKEVLKIKHIYNFKLGFRLSFPKRIAKLQKDEANNKKSFFDVISNKIKTFTEASLINECDIFLPTSRQMRDDYLQNVKTRTFVIPSAIDPEVLYPNIQHEGEEKRFFYAGTLDKLREFETVLEAFSKIDTSKFKLMISTKDPKYLKEMISKYPNLEDSIEIHNANTKHELLELIAKADIGLAILPSITLFNSSTPMKVLDYYASAIPCLMTNNANNASIFDADSSAWMCDFTKEEITNKLEYIISLSKDEVSQVGLQGQERLLAVRNYKRIADELAHQLNIL, from the coding sequence ATGGATAAATTTTTATACTTAACAGATCAAAATGAAAACAGCGAAAATACTTTTATAGGACCCTTATTTGAGAAATACCTAAATAAACACTTTATTGTACATATTGTTTATTTTTCTAAAACAAACTATGAATTTTCTATAAAAAATGGAAATCAATTTATTATGCCTTTAAAATACAAAAATGAAATTATAAGCGAATTGGCTAAAAATGACATCTCTTTAAATGATTATTCTTTTGTTCTTGTACGAAATCATACTTCTATTTTAAAAGAAGTATTAAAAATCAAACATATATACAATTTTAAACTGGGCTTTAGACTCTCTTTTCCAAAACGTATTGCAAAATTGCAAAAAGATGAAGCAAACAACAAAAAAAGTTTTTTTGATGTAATTTCAAATAAAATCAAAACCTTTACAGAAGCTTCTTTAATAAATGAATGTGATATTTTTCTGCCAACCTCAAGACAAATGAGAGATGATTATTTACAAAACGTTAAAACAAGAACCTTTGTTATTCCCTCCGCAATTGATCCAGAAGTTTTATATCCAAATATTCAACATGAAGGGGAAGAAAAACGCTTCTTTTACGCAGGAACGTTGGATAAATTAAGAGAATTTGAAACCGTTTTAGAAGCTTTTTCAAAAATAGATACAAGCAAATTTAAATTAATGATTTCAACTAAAGATCCTAAATATTTAAAAGAAATGATTTCTAAGTACCCAAACCTGGAAGATTCAATAGAAATCCACAATGCAAATACGAAACATGAACTTTTAGAGCTCATAGCAAAAGCAGATATAGGTTTAGCAATACTGCCAAGTATTACTTTGTTTAACAGCTCAACACCTATGAAGGTCCTTGATTATTATGCTTCAGCCATTCCATGTTTAATGACTAATAATGCAAACAATGCTTCTATTTTTGATGCCGATTCAAGTGCTTGGATGTGTGATTTTACAAAAGAAGAGATAACAAACAAACTTGAATATATTATTTCATTATCCAAAGATGAAGTTTCACAAGTAGGATTACAAGGACAAGAAAGACTTCTTGCTGTAAGAAACTATAAACGCATTGCAGATGAATTAGCTCACCAACTTAATATCTTATAA
- a CDS encoding RidA family protein: MIKRDLVDKRMSRIVIHGDTVYFAGIVSDDKTLDITGQSKRVLEMAEERFALAGISKHDILRAEVFVKDIYSDFKAFNVIWDEWVSKDTPPARACVEANMASPTTLLEIIFTASKA, encoded by the coding sequence ATGATAAAAAGAGACTTAGTAGATAAAAGAATGAGTCGTATCGTAATTCATGGAGATACAGTATATTTCGCAGGAATCGTTTCAGATGATAAAACCTTAGATATTACAGGACAAAGTAAAAGAGTATTAGAAATGGCAGAAGAAAGATTTGCACTTGCTGGCATTTCAAAACATGATATTTTAAGAGCAGAAGTTTTTGTAAAAGATATATACAGTGATTTTAAAGCGTTTAATGTGATTTGGGATGAATGGGTTTCAAAAGATACTCCTCCAGCTCGTGCTTGTGTAGAAGCGAATATGGCCAGTCCTACCACCTTGTTAGAAATCATTTTTACTGCTTCAAAAGCGTAA
- a CDS encoding DEAD/DEAH box helicase, producing MLFTQLGLCEPILKAIEDQGYTSPTPIQAQAIPIVLQRKDVLAGAQTGTGKTAGFTLPLLELLNQNPTKGKPKVRALILTPTRELAAQVAESIETYGKYLSFKSCVIFGGVGINPQKAILKKGVDIVTATPGRLLDLMSQGSINLSDIECLILDEADRMLDMGFIHDIKRILKVLPKDKQTLLFSATFSDEIKKLSDGLLHQPELIEVARRNTSSEQIKQIIHYVDKDTKKALLTHLIHEEKWTQVLVFTRTKHGANKLSEHLNKNFILSAAIHGNKSQGARTKALADFKAGKIKVLVATDIAARGIDIDLLPHVVNFELPNVPEDYVHRIGRTGRAGNNGVAMSLVCGEEMQMLEDIETLIKKDVEVIEIDDFTSVQKKVSPPKQGGNRGNQRGNSKPRNDRGGRTNADRKHSRNENGSSRKEEHSNSGDSRNRNDGRSRNNDSRANSNDSRNRNDGRSRNNDSRASSTDSRSRNEGRSRNADSRANSNDSRSRTDGRPRNNDSRANSNDSRNRNDGRSRNNDSRANSNDSRNRSDGRSKNNDSRSKSSFSSSTSSSKDNKPSSKPSAKRRPANY from the coding sequence ATGTTATTTACACAACTTGGTTTATGTGAACCAATTTTAAAAGCAATAGAAGATCAGGGATATACAAGTCCTACTCCAATTCAGGCTCAAGCCATTCCTATTGTATTACAAAGAAAAGATGTTCTAGCGGGAGCACAAACAGGTACTGGTAAAACAGCTGGTTTTACTCTTCCCTTATTAGAATTATTAAATCAGAACCCAACAAAAGGTAAGCCTAAAGTAAGAGCACTTATTTTAACGCCTACTAGAGAATTAGCAGCACAAGTTGCTGAGAGTATTGAAACGTATGGAAAATATCTTTCTTTTAAATCTTGCGTTATTTTTGGTGGAGTTGGAATCAACCCTCAAAAAGCAATCTTAAAAAAAGGTGTTGATATCGTAACGGCAACACCAGGAAGATTATTGGATTTAATGTCTCAAGGAAGTATTAACTTAAGTGATATTGAGTGTTTAATTCTTGATGAAGCAGACAGAATGTTAGACATGGGTTTTATTCACGATATTAAAAGAATATTAAAAGTATTACCAAAAGACAAACAAACACTTCTTTTCTCTGCTACATTTTCAGATGAAATTAAAAAATTATCAGATGGTTTATTACACCAACCAGAATTAATTGAAGTTGCAAGAAGAAATACTTCTTCTGAGCAAATCAAACAAATTATTCATTATGTAGATAAAGATACAAAAAAAGCTTTATTAACCCACTTGATTCATGAAGAAAAATGGACACAAGTACTTGTATTTACACGTACTAAACATGGAGCTAATAAATTAAGTGAGCATTTAAACAAGAACTTTATACTTTCAGCTGCCATTCATGGAAATAAATCTCAAGGTGCAAGAACAAAAGCTTTGGCAGATTTTAAAGCAGGTAAAATCAAGGTTTTAGTAGCAACAGATATTGCAGCACGTGGAATTGATATTGATTTACTTCCTCATGTTGTAAACTTTGAATTACCAAATGTTCCAGAAGATTATGTACATAGAATTGGAAGAACAGGACGAGCTGGAAACAATGGTGTTGCTATGTCTTTAGTATGTGGTGAAGAAATGCAAATGCTTGAAGACATAGAAACTTTAATTAAAAAAGATGTTGAAGTAATAGAAATTGATGATTTTACTTCTGTTCAAAAGAAAGTTAGCCCTCCTAAACAAGGTGGTAATCGAGGAAACCAAAGAGGAAACTCTAAACCTCGTAATGATAGAGGAGGACGTACTAACGCTGATCGAAAACATTCTCGTAATGAAAATGGAAGTTCAAGAAAAGAAGAACATTCAAACTCAGGGGATTCAAGAAACAGAAATGACGGACGTTCAAGAAACAACGATTCACGTGCTAACTCAAATGATTCAAGAAACAGAAATGATGGACGTTCAAGAAACAATGACTCACGAGCAAGCTCAACTGATTCAAGAAGCAGAAATGAAGGGCGTTCAAGAAACGCTGATTCACGTGCTAACTCAAATGATTCAAGAAGCAGAACTGACGGACGTCCAAGAAACAATGATTCAAGAGCTAACTCAAATGATTCAAGAAACAGAAACGATGGACGTTCAAGAAACAACGATTCACGTGCTAACTCAAATGATTCAAGAAACAGAAGTGATGGACGTTCAAAAAACAATGATTCACGATCAAAATCATCTTTTTCATCTTCTACTTCTTCTTCAAAAGACAATAAACCTTCTTCTAAACCAAGCGCAAAAAGAAGACCAGCTAATTATTAG